In Flavobacteriales bacterium, one genomic interval encodes:
- a CDS encoding cytochrome c — MPDMYRSPAVEAYVDYGQDPYWFSNELAVEQRMRPSARKPVPGTIAFTEDASKAVYNLPYAYPNTMEGYEAAGVSLHSPISMTEASVEQGKAIYEIMCSQCHGVKGMGDGAVIEVGGHPPPLAYSGPLKELPEGKMFHTLTYGKGAMGSHASQLNKEERWTVIQYVKYLQAGGKMPSALPVIVSDTVIAVVAN, encoded by the coding sequence ATGCCGGATATGTACCGCAGCCCCGCAGTTGAAGCCTATGTTGACTACGGTCAGGACCCGTATTGGTTCAGCAATGAATTAGCGGTGGAGCAACGTATGCGTCCAAGTGCACGGAAACCGGTACCTGGTACCATCGCATTTACGGAGGATGCAAGTAAGGCAGTTTACAACTTGCCCTATGCGTATCCGAATACGATGGAGGGCTATGAGGCAGCCGGTGTGAGTTTGCACAGCCCGATCTCAATGACGGAAGCATCAGTTGAACAAGGAAAAGCGATCTATGAGATCATGTGTTCCCAATGCCATGGAGTGAAAGGCATGGGTGATGGGGCCGTGATCGAAGTAGGCGGACATCCACCACCACTGGCTTATAGTGGACCCTTGAAGGAATTGCCGGAAGGAAAGATGTTCCACACCTTAACGTATGGGAAAGGTGCAATGGGTAGCCACGCATCTCAGCTCAACAAAGAAGAGCGGTGGACTGTCATCCAATATGTTAAATACTTACAGGCCGGAGGTAAAATGCCATCAGCCTTACCAGTTATAGTATCCGATACGGTTATCGCAGTGGTAGCTAATTGA
- a CDS encoding quinol:cytochrome C oxidoreductase: MVLGVVTMLIGFFYAKGDHHAAESLGQRGWSSLLVNSFFFLGISLGALFFYALGYATETAWTVMVKRVYEGIYGYLPIGAITLCVVLVAASLHLNHVYHWMDDTLYSEYMVGEGHDATYTDDGTVVGAVANPNYDVIIAGKRPYLNLPFFWIRTLVYLGTFLIFARWFRKQSLEMDQLSGETLVKRHLLNYRRSAVFLVCFAVFSSMLSWDWIMSIDTHWFSTLFGWYTFSGMWVSSMITAVIIVLYLKRKGYLPQVNNSHIQDMGKWVFACSFLWSYLYFSQFMLIWYSNIPEEVTYFQERIIAHPWLMWGTFFINFALPMVLLMSRDAKRNPKFLIGVGAIILIGHWLDTVMMVMPGALGHDFHGLGLLEIGMFVAFLGMFMFVVLSNLTKAPLTPVNHPYKDESIHHQI; the protein is encoded by the coding sequence ATAGTGCTGGGCGTGGTGACCATGCTAATCGGCTTCTTCTACGCCAAGGGCGATCACCATGCGGCGGAGAGTTTGGGCCAGCGCGGATGGAGCAGCTTGCTCGTAAACAGCTTCTTCTTCCTGGGGATCAGCCTAGGTGCGTTATTCTTTTACGCATTGGGCTACGCAACGGAAACAGCGTGGACGGTCATGGTCAAGCGTGTATACGAAGGGATCTACGGTTACTTGCCGATCGGTGCCATCACACTGTGTGTTGTTCTGGTTGCTGCATCCTTGCACCTGAACCATGTTTACCATTGGATGGATGACACGCTTTACAGTGAATACATGGTCGGCGAGGGGCATGATGCGACCTACACCGATGATGGAACAGTTGTTGGCGCCGTTGCCAACCCGAATTACGATGTGATCATTGCAGGCAAGAGGCCGTATTTGAACCTACCGTTCTTCTGGATCCGCACGTTGGTGTACTTGGGAACATTCTTGATCTTCGCTCGATGGTTCCGCAAACAGAGTCTGGAAATGGATCAGCTTAGTGGTGAGACGTTGGTTAAGCGCCATTTGTTGAACTACCGCCGCAGTGCCGTATTCCTGGTCTGTTTCGCTGTATTCAGTAGTATGCTGTCGTGGGACTGGATCATGAGCATTGATACGCACTGGTTCAGCACACTCTTCGGGTGGTACACGTTCTCTGGCATGTGGGTAAGCTCCATGATCACCGCCGTTATCATCGTGCTTTATTTGAAGCGTAAAGGCTATCTACCACAAGTGAACAACAGCCACATCCAGGACATGGGTAAATGGGTGTTCGCGTGCAGTTTCTTATGGAGCTACTTGTATTTCAGTCAATTCATGTTGATCTGGTACAGTAATATTCCAGAGGAAGTGACCTACTTCCAAGAGCGGATCATTGCGCACCCGTGGTTGATGTGGGGTACATTCTTCATTAATTTTGCATTGCCAATGGTGTTGTTAATGAGTCGGGATGCCAAACGCAACCCGAAATTCTTGATCGGTGTAGGTGCGATAATTCTGATCGGGCACTGGTTGGATACGGTCATGATGGTCATGCCGGGTGCTTTGGGACATGATTTCCACGGTCTCGGATTGCTGGAGATCGGAATGTTCGTGGCATTCTTGGGTATGTTCATGTTCGTTGTGCTGAGTAACTTGACCAAGGCACCACTCACACCGGTGAACCATCCTTATAAAGATGAAAGTATTCATCACCAGATCTGA
- a CDS encoding TAT-variant-translocated molybdopterin oxidoreductase, with protein sequence MSSTKRYWMDQGDLTQDSEMIKGRENEFPQDLAIDQVLSDPNFSGASTGRRDFLKFLGFGIGAATLAACETPVIKSIPYVNKPEEITPGVANWYASTFYDGEDFASILVKTREGRPIFVKGNPRMGINRNPDLAVGSVNARINSSVLELYDSMRLKRPAVRGGDGGWSLTSWSDADKAVGAKLNEVSAAGKRIVVLSDTVISPSTKGAVAKLKERFPTVEHIQYDTISYCGVTNANLKSFGKRVMPSYDLTKADVIVSVGADFLSSWGSTTENTWQYGSRRDPNGAMNKHFQFEARMSITGANADVRHALKVSELPLAVISLHDQIAKSTGGVAIGGSTADLDAVTAKAAKALAAAGGRSVVLCGINNEDVQTVVNSINMMLGNYGNTIDLINHTYFNQGDDAAVAQLVKDMNAGTVGAVLITGVNPAYTFPNTADFKSAVAKTFAVSFSGYADETASLCNYICPDNHYLESWNDHLPKPGHYTLVQPTISPLFETRQWQESLLRWSGISGSYHDLIKENWNAALAGVSGLFEDTWNMALGNGGYDASGPADEVITYSGSASAAAAAVKQASSGGGEWELQLYTTEALGNGQHANNPWLQEMPDPLTKITWDNYVCMSFVDVERMGLNTYLGEQAPASLVTVKAGEYEVTLPVVPSPGQKVGTIAIALGYGRGANGERVGRAACVTDENDVLRPVGRNAYPFTTMNGTVGYENLNVSVTPTGETYPVAITQTHLTAMDRHSIVKETSLGVFKSGDVRAFNHPHELVVHEDVNGDGVINSSDKKSVAEFDLWQEHPVEGVGHRWGLSIDLNSCIGCGACITACNVENNISVVGKDEVRRSREMHWLRLDRYYSSDMTKERAKKEDIGKISMYLDMEVPSENPKVVFMPVMCQHCNHAPCETVCPVAATTHSNEGLNMMAYNRCIGTRYCANNCPYKVRRFNWFNYVSDKFAEVNPAYSDLGRMVLNPDVVVRGRGVIEKCSMCVQSIQAGKLEAKKSGRAVIDGEIQTACSASCGTGAIVFGDLNDKKSTVLAKASSTRSYHMLEEIGVKPNVNYLVKVRNVEEEATAHHG encoded by the coding sequence TGGTGAAGATTTCGCCAGCATTCTCGTAAAGACCCGTGAGGGACGCCCGATCTTCGTGAAGGGCAACCCGCGTATGGGCATCAACCGCAATCCGGATCTGGCGGTCGGTAGCGTAAATGCACGGATCAACTCCAGTGTATTGGAGTTGTACGATAGCATGCGCTTGAAACGTCCTGCAGTGCGCGGTGGTGATGGCGGTTGGAGCCTAACTTCCTGGAGCGATGCTGACAAAGCGGTCGGTGCCAAATTGAATGAGGTCTCCGCAGCAGGTAAGCGCATCGTTGTGCTTTCCGATACGGTGATCAGCCCAAGTACGAAGGGTGCAGTAGCGAAATTGAAGGAACGTTTCCCAACAGTTGAGCACATCCAGTACGATACGATCAGCTATTGCGGTGTTACTAACGCGAATCTGAAAAGCTTCGGAAAGCGCGTAATGCCGAGCTACGATCTCACCAAAGCAGACGTTATCGTAAGTGTAGGTGCGGATTTCTTGAGTAGCTGGGGTAGCACCACGGAGAATACGTGGCAATACGGTAGTCGTCGCGATCCGAACGGTGCAATGAACAAGCACTTCCAGTTCGAAGCACGTATGAGTATTACCGGTGCCAATGCCGATGTTCGTCATGCGTTGAAAGTGAGTGAATTGCCGTTGGCTGTGATCAGCTTGCATGATCAGATCGCGAAGAGCACAGGCGGAGTGGCCATTGGAGGTAGCACTGCCGATCTGGATGCCGTTACAGCAAAAGCAGCAAAAGCCTTGGCAGCAGCAGGTGGTCGTAGCGTGGTGCTTTGTGGGATCAACAACGAAGATGTGCAGACAGTGGTCAACAGCATCAACATGATGTTGGGCAACTACGGGAATACCATCGACCTAATCAACCACACCTATTTCAACCAAGGTGATGACGCCGCCGTTGCACAATTGGTAAAGGACATGAACGCGGGTACCGTTGGTGCTGTGTTGATCACTGGAGTTAATCCGGCTTACACCTTCCCGAACACTGCTGACTTCAAGTCCGCTGTTGCAAAGACATTCGCGGTGAGTTTCAGTGGTTACGCCGATGAGACGGCAAGCCTTTGCAATTATATCTGTCCGGATAATCATTACTTGGAATCCTGGAACGATCACCTTCCTAAACCAGGACATTACACCTTGGTACAGCCTACCATCAGTCCATTGTTCGAAACACGGCAGTGGCAAGAAAGTCTCTTGCGTTGGAGCGGTATCAGCGGTAGTTACCACGATCTCATTAAAGAGAACTGGAACGCTGCTTTGGCTGGAGTTTCCGGTCTGTTCGAGGATACGTGGAACATGGCCTTGGGCAATGGTGGCTACGATGCCTCTGGTCCAGCCGATGAGGTGATCACCTATTCCGGAAGTGCTTCCGCAGCGGCTGCGGCAGTAAAACAGGCATCATCGGGTGGAGGTGAATGGGAACTTCAATTGTATACCACTGAAGCATTGGGTAATGGTCAGCATGCCAACAATCCATGGTTGCAGGAAATGCCCGATCCACTCACCAAGATCACATGGGATAACTATGTGTGCATGAGCTTTGTGGATGTGGAGCGCATGGGCTTGAACACCTATTTGGGAGAGCAAGCGCCAGCAAGTCTGGTTACCGTTAAAGCAGGAGAGTACGAGGTTACCTTGCCAGTTGTACCGTCACCGGGTCAGAAGGTCGGCACCATTGCAATTGCATTGGGTTATGGTCGTGGGGCGAATGGCGAACGTGTTGGTCGCGCTGCTTGTGTAACGGATGAGAATGATGTGTTGCGTCCTGTAGGTCGCAATGCATATCCGTTCACGACCATGAACGGAACTGTTGGTTACGAGAACTTGAACGTTAGCGTAACACCTACGGGAGAAACGTATCCAGTTGCTATCACACAGACGCACCTCACCGCAATGGACCGTCACAGCATTGTGAAGGAAACATCATTGGGTGTATTCAAAAGCGGCGACGTCCGAGCTTTCAATCACCCCCACGAATTGGTGGTGCATGAAGATGTGAACGGCGATGGTGTGATCAACAGCAGCGACAAGAAGTCGGTTGCGGAATTCGATCTGTGGCAAGAACACCCTGTAGAAGGCGTTGGCCACCGCTGGGGCCTGAGCATTGACCTGAACAGTTGCATTGGTTGTGGTGCGTGTATCACAGCGTGCAACGTGGAGAACAATATCTCAGTTGTTGGTAAGGACGAAGTTCGTCGCAGCCGCGAGATGCATTGGTTGCGTTTGGATCGCTATTACAGCTCCGACATGACCAAGGAGCGGGCCAAGAAAGAAGACATTGGTAAGATCAGCATGTACCTCGATATGGAGGTGCCGAGCGAGAACCCGAAGGTCGTATTCATGCCGGTGATGTGCCAGCATTGCAACCATGCACCATGCGAAACGGTTTGTCCGGTAGCAGCTACAACGCATAGCAACGAAGGCCTCAACATGATGGCTTACAACCGTTGCATCGGTACGCGTTACTGTGCGAACAACTGCCCATACAAAGTGCGTCGCTTCAACTGGTTCAACTATGTGAGCGATAAGTTCGCTGAAGTGAATCCGGCATACAGCGATCTAGGACGTATGGTATTGAACCCGGACGTAGTAGTACGCGGCCGTGGTGTTATCGAGAAGTGTAGCATGTGTGTACAGAGCATCCAAGCAGGCAAGTTGGAAGCGAAAAAGTCTGGCCGTGCAGTGATCGATGGCGAAATTCAAACAGCATGTTCAGCAAGTTGCGGAACCGGAGCCATCGTATTCGGAGATCTGAACGATAAGAAGAGTACTGTACTGGCCAAAGCGAGCAGTACCCGCAGCTACCACATGTTGGAGGAAATTGGAGTAAAACCCAACGTGAATTACCTCGTGAAGGTGCGTAACGTAGAAGAAGAAGCAACGGCCCACCACGGCTAA
- the nrfD gene encoding polysulfide reductase NrfD yields MHSEAAIRQPLILGHKTYHDITQDIVGPIEAKAPRGWYVLISIAALIALYGVGCIVYLLSKGIGTWGLNKTVDWAWDITNFVWWVGIGHAGTLISAVLLLFRQKWRMAVNRSAEAMTIFAVIMAALFPMLHMGRIWLAYWVFPLPNQFGSLWVNFNSPLLWDVFAISTYFSVSLVFWYIGLIPDFATIRDKVTKPGMKKMYSILSFGWTGNAKAWTRFEEVSLVLAGIATPLVFSVHSVVSMDFATSIIPGWHTTIFPPYFVSGAVFSGFAMVQTLLLVMRKVMHLEAYITRKHIEYMNIVIIVTGSIVGVAYITELFMSWYSGVEYESYAFINRATGKYWWAYWAMMTCNVVSPQVFWFKGLRTNLAFTFFMSIIVNIGMWFERFVIIVTSLHRDYLPSSWNMFHPTWVDAGVFLGTIGIFFTCYLLFARYFPVLALNEVKSILKISGESYKKDATNHQHD; encoded by the coding sequence ATGCATTCAGAAGCAGCGATCCGCCAACCACTTATCCTAGGTCACAAGACCTACCACGATATTACGCAGGATATCGTAGGCCCTATTGAGGCGAAAGCGCCACGGGGGTGGTACGTGCTTATTTCCATTGCGGCACTTATCGCCTTGTATGGCGTGGGCTGCATTGTGTACTTGCTGAGCAAGGGTATTGGTACTTGGGGCTTGAACAAAACCGTTGATTGGGCATGGGATATCACCAACTTCGTTTGGTGGGTCGGTATTGGTCACGCGGGGACGTTGATCAGTGCAGTGCTTTTGTTGTTCCGTCAGAAATGGCGGATGGCAGTGAACCGATCTGCCGAAGCCATGACGATCTTTGCCGTTATCATGGCGGCTCTGTTCCCGATGTTGCACATGGGGCGCATTTGGTTGGCCTATTGGGTATTTCCACTTCCTAACCAGTTTGGATCACTTTGGGTGAACTTCAACAGCCCGTTGCTTTGGGACGTATTTGCCATCAGTACCTATTTCAGTGTTTCGCTCGTTTTCTGGTACATCGGTCTTATCCCTGACTTTGCGACCATTCGCGATAAGGTCACCAAGCCGGGCATGAAGAAGATGTACAGCATCCTCAGTTTTGGTTGGACGGGTAATGCGAAAGCATGGACCCGTTTCGAGGAGGTCAGCTTGGTGTTAGCAGGTATCGCCACACCGCTTGTATTCTCGGTACACTCCGTGGTGAGCATGGACTTCGCGACCTCGATAATCCCCGGATGGCACACCACCATCTTCCCGCCATATTTCGTTAGTGGGGCGGTATTCAGCGGATTCGCCATGGTACAAACACTCTTGCTTGTAATGCGCAAGGTGATGCACCTGGAAGCATACATCACGCGTAAGCATATCGAGTATATGAACATCGTGATCATCGTTACGGGATCCATTGTGGGTGTGGCTTACATCACTGAGCTTTTCATGAGCTGGTATAGCGGTGTGGAATACGAGAGCTATGCATTCATTAACCGTGCAACCGGAAAATACTGGTGGGCATATTGGGCCATGATGACCTGCAACGTGGTAAGCCCACAGGTATTCTGGTTCAAAGGTCTTCGCACTAATCTGGCATTCACGTTCTTCATGAGCATCATTGTCAATATCGGTATGTGGTTCGAACGTTTCGTGATCATCGTAACCAGTTTGCACCGCGATTATCTGCCAAGTAGCTGGAATATGTTCCACCCCACTTGGGTCGATGCCGGCGTATTTTTGGGAACCATCGGAATTTTCTTCACTTGCTATTTGCTCTTCGCCCGCTACTTCCCTGTACTGGCGCTGAACGAGGTGAAATCCATTTTGAAGATCAGCGGTGAGAGCTATAAGAAAGACGCTACAAACCATCAACACGACTAA
- a CDS encoding DUF3341 domain-containing protein — protein sequence MADSVIYAVYEDPEQLKDGARKLVSNGVKVKDVFSPFPVHGIDPIIGVTRTRLAIASFMFGLTGLALAILGITYFMIWDWPMNIGGKPNMTLYQNIPAFVPVMFEFTVLCAAHGMVITYLIRNKTLPGMPARNPDPRSTDDKFIIEVRTADNHGHSSDAITSMLRSTPVFEINERQY from the coding sequence ATGGCGGATTCGGTCATATACGCGGTCTACGAAGATCCAGAACAGCTTAAGGACGGAGCACGCAAGCTCGTATCCAACGGTGTTAAGGTGAAGGACGTATTCTCGCCTTTCCCGGTGCATGGTATCGATCCTATAATCGGGGTTACGAGAACTCGCTTGGCGATCGCTTCGTTCATGTTTGGTCTCACTGGTCTTGCTTTGGCGATCCTGGGTATCACCTATTTCATGATCTGGGATTGGCCGATGAACATTGGTGGTAAACCGAACATGACGCTCTACCAGAACATCCCTGCATTCGTGCCGGTCATGTTCGAATTCACGGTCCTGTGTGCTGCCCACGGTATGGTCATTACCTATTTGATCCGCAATAAGACATTGCCCGGTATGCCCGCCCGCAACCCGGATCCACGCTCTACGGACGATAAGTTCATCATCGAAGTACGCACCGCTGATAACCATGGACATAGTTCCGATGCAATTACCAGCATGCTACGTAGCACCCCGGTGTTCGAGATCAACGAACGCCAGTACTGA